DNA sequence from the Pedobacter sp. W3I1 genome:
ACAAAGCTATTTTCTGCAAGTGCTACTGTCAGGCGTTCTGCTCTTCTGCAAACACATCGTGCAATATGGCAGTAGGAAACTACAGTATTTCCGCCAGGTAAAACAAAATGTTTTAAAGCAGGTAGCTTTTCGTTCATCAGATCCATCTCATTTTCCAACAAGGTAATATCAGTATAGTGCAAATCAGGGATCTTCATTTTAGATGTCTCAGGATCGGCTGCAAGCGATGAACCAACTGTAAATAACCTATCCTGAATTTCTTTTAGTAGTTTCTGGTCGTGTGCATCAATATCCTGACACATAATTAATCCGATGTACGAATTTAACTCGTCAACAGTCCCATAAGTTTCGATCCGTAAATGATATTTAGGCACAC
Encoded proteins:
- a CDS encoding cob(I)yrinic acid a,c-diamide adenosyltransferase, with the translated sequence MKIYTKTGDKGQTSLIGGTRVPKYHLRIETYGTVDELNSYIGLIMCQDIDAHDQKLLKEIQDRLFTVGSSLAADPETSKMKIPDLHYTDITLLENEMDLMNEKLPALKHFVLPGGNTVVSYCHIARCVCRRAERLTVALAENSFVDERVTVYLNRLSDYLFVLARKLTVYFKAEENIWIPRV